In a single window of the Nicotiana tomentosiformis chromosome 10, ASM39032v3, whole genome shotgun sequence genome:
- the LOC104092893 gene encoding receptor-like protein kinase HERK 1 yields MMNSWSLFILALGFLCVSGFNPSDNYLIDCGSTKDTNVGNRVFVSDKSASKFLSTSQDILADTPSNSVTKANDSPLYQTARIFTSTSSYKFPISKSGRHWIRLYFYPFEYKTYDLSSASFSVSTQQNVLLGNFSPKNVSFKEFSVNVTTRDLEITFSPLADSIAYINALEIVSVPDSLITDDASTFDPPGVFNDMYAQALETVARVNMGGPAVSFENDTLWRSWVPDKSYLIQPDFAKSLSKIGSVKYTPGGATLDIAPPTVYGTCTKMNVDASGNDAIANFNVTWAFNVDRGFQYFIRLHLCDIVSTAANQLLFNVYVDSSNAASDFDLSSKVQGRLATAYYMDFVTPPANTNNLSISIGPSSKSAYPDAFLNGLELLKLNNTQGSFADMASVPPSTSSGSKNNIGVIVGVSVGVTLALLMVGVLFCMHRRRKQEQLRLSKTWIPLSIGGGTSHTMGSKYSNGTTMSAASNLSYRIPFAAMKEATKNFDESLVIGIGGFGKVFKGVLYDGTKVAVKRGNPSSQQGLREFQTEIEMLSQFRHRHLVSLIGYCDEKNEMILVYEYMENGTLKSHLYGSDMPSMSWKQRLEICIGAARGLHYLHTGYAQAVIHRDVKSANILLDENLMAKVADFGLSKAGPELDQTHVSTAVKGSFGYLDPEYFRRQQLTEKSDVYSFGVVLFEVLCARPVIDPSLPREMVNLAEWAMKWQKNGQLEQIIDRNLAGKIRPDSLRKFGETAEKCLADYGVDRPSMGDVLWNLEYALQLQEAVIQVDPEENSAIQIGELSPQVNDFSRVDANASAVQFVASNLDDLSGVSMSKVFSQLVKSEGR; encoded by the coding sequence atgatgaattcttGGAGTTTGTTTATATTGGCGTTGGGATTTTTGTGTGTGTCTGGGTTTAACCCATCAGATAATTACTTAATAGACTGTGGATCCACTAAAGATACTAATGTTGGTAATAGGGTTTTTGTGTCTGATAAATCAGCTTCAAAATTTCTTTCAACTTCTCAAGATATATTAGCTGATACCCCTTCAAACTCAGTTACAAAGGCTAACGATTCACCTCTATATCAAACAGCTAGAATCTTTACTTCAACATCCAGCTATAAATTCCCCATTAGTAAAAGTGGAAGGCACTGGATCCGTCTTTACTTTTACCCATTTGAGTACAAAACTTATGATTTGAGCTCAGCAAGTTTCTCTGTTTCCACACAACAGAATGTTCTCCTTGGCAATTTTAGTCCTAAAAATGTTTCCTTTAAAGAATTTTCTGTGAACGTAACAACGAGGGATCTTGAAATCACATTCTCTCCTTTGGCTGATTCAATTGCCTATATAAATGCCTTGGAAATTGTCTCTGTACCCGATAGCCTTATAACTGATGATGCCTCCACCTTTGATCCACCCGGGGTATTCAATGATATGTATGCACAGGCTTTAGAAACAGTTGCTAGAGTTAACATGGGCGGGCCCGCTGTGTCGTTTGAAAACGATACGCTATGGCGAAGTTGGGTTCCTGATAAAAGTTACTTAATACAGCCAGATTTCGCCAAGTCCTTGTCAAAGATTGGATCTGTAAAGTACACTCCCGGTGGAGCAACATTAGATATTGCACCACCGACCGTGTATGGTACGTGCACTAAGATGAATGTGGATGCTTCTGGTAATGATGCCATTGCTAATTTTAACGTGACGTGGGCGTTCAATGTGGACAGAGGTTTCCAGTATTTCATTCGCTTACACTTGTGTGATATTGTGAGTACAGCTGCTAATCAGCTGTTGTTTAATGTTTATGTTGATTCCTCGAATGCGGCTTCTGATTTTGATCTGAGTTCTAAAGTTCAAGGCAGATTGGCCACCGCATATTACATGGATTTTGTTACACCACCAGCTAATACCAACAACCTTAGCATTAGTATCGGCCCGTCTTCAAAGAGTGCATATCCAGATGCCTTTCTAAATGGATTGGAACTGTTGAAGTTGAATAATACTCAGGGCAGCTTTGCTGATATGGCCTCTGTTCCTCCCTCCACAAGCTCGGGCTCGAAAAACAATATCGGAGTCATCGTTGGTGTGAGCGTAGGTGTAACACTTGCTTTGCTCATGGTTGGTGTTTTGTTTTGCATGCACAGAAGAAGAAAGCAGGAACAACTTCGTCTTTCAAAGACGTGGATTCCTTTGTCTATTGGCGGTGGCACGTCTCATACTATGGGAAGCAAATACTCGAACGGGACAACCATGAGTGCAGCTTCTAACTTGAGTTATCGCATACCTTTTGCAGCCATGAAAGAAGCAACCAAAAACTTTGATGAGAGTTTGGTCATCGGGATAGGTGGATTTGGAAAGGTGTTCAAGGGTGTTTTATACGATGGTACAAAGGTAGCTGTTAAGAGGGGTAATCCCAGCTCCCAACAAGGTCTTAGAGAGTTCCAAACTGAAATCGAGATGCTCTCTCAGTTTCGCCATCGTCATCTTGTTTCGTTGATTGGATACTGTGATGAAAAGAATGAGATGATTCTTGTGTATGAGTACATGGAAAACGGAACCCTCAAGAGCCATTTGTATGGTTCAGATATGCCGAGTATGAGCTGGAAACAAAGGCTGGAGATATGCATTGGGGCTGCCAGAGGTCTACACTATCTTCATACCGGCTACGCGCAAGCAGTTATACATCGTGATGTCAAATCCGCAAACATATTGCTTGATGAGAATTTGATGGCAAAAGTTGCTGATTTTGGACTTTCTAAGGCAGGACCTGAGCTCGATCAAACCCATGTTAGCACGGCGGTGAAAGGGAGCTTTGGGTACCTAGATCCTGAATATTTCAGAAGGCAACAATTGACGGAAAAAAGTGATGTTTACTCTTTCGGAGTTGTTCTGTTTGAGGTTCTTTGTGCTAGGCCTGTCATTGATCCATCTCTTCCGAGGGAGATGGTCAATTTAGCTGAATGGGCGATGAAGTGGCAGAAGAATGGacaactggagcaaatcatagaTCGGAATCTTGCTGGAAAAATAAGACCAGATTCCCTCAGGAAGTTTGGAGAAACAGCAGAGAAATGCTTGGCTGATTATGGCGTCGACAGGCCTTCAATGGGTGATGTGCTGTGGAACTTGGAGTATGCGCTTCAACTTCAAGAGGCTGTTATTCAAGTTGATCCTGAAGAAAACAGTGCAATTCAAATAGGAGAGCTCTCTCCTCAAGTGAATGATTTCAGTCGTGTTGATGCCAATGCTTCTGCTGTGCAGTTTGTAGCGTCAAATCTGGATGATCTATCTGGAGTTTCCATGAGTAAGGTTTTCTCACAATTGGTTAAGTCTGAAGGAAGATAA